In the genome of Amia ocellicauda isolate fAmiCal2 chromosome 3, fAmiCal2.hap1, whole genome shotgun sequence, one region contains:
- the LOC136747108 gene encoding olfactory receptor 52K1-like: MQENPAGNISLTDFIFIGFPALYEYRRILSIPFFIMFVVAIVGNSVIIYTIRTGASLHSPMYILICALAIVDMTLPFVFIPKMLLSFLFDWNEISLKGCLVQMFFFHFFSSFESTILLIMALDRYVAICNPLRYNDYINMTTFHKMFVAALIRVTFLISLIVILAGSLFFCLSNVIEHCFCEHMALVVLACGNTAKNSIVGLLVIFFIPGLDLLFIFFSYCKIFSAVFKAAAGKSRQKAIHTCGTHLIVIVVSYTFALCSFLVYRFRHSVTPDVHVLMSVMYGIFPSCFHPVVYGVRTKEIRDQILKTVKGSKTKVISMTIPSITQ, from the coding sequence ATGCAGGAAAACCCAGCAGGAAACATTTCTCTCAcagatttcattttcattggATTCCCAGCACTTTACGAGTACAGGAGGATTCTGTCCATCCCTTTCTTTATCATGTTTGTTGTGGCTATAGTTGGAAACTCCGTGATCATTTATACAATCAGAACAGGAGCAAGCCTACATTCGCCTATGTATATTTTGATTTGTGCTTTAGCCATTGTGGATATGACTTTACCATTCGTTTTCATCCCAAAAATGCTATTAAGCTTCTTGTTTGATTGGAATGAAATTTCGCTTAAAGGCTGCCTGgtacaaatgtttttctttcatttttttagcTCTTTTGAATCCACCATCCTACTGATTATGGCTTTAGATCGATATGTTGCCATATGTAATCCACTCAGATACAATGACTACATTAACATGACGACTTTCCATAAGATGTTTGTCGCTGCACTCATAAGAGTTacctttttaatttctttaattgTCATCCTCGCTGGTAGCCTTTTCTTTTGCTTGTCAAATGTTATCGAACACTGTTTTTGTGAACACATGGCCCTGGTAGTTTTGGCTTGTGGAAACACAGCCAAGAATAGCATTGTTGGTCTGCTCGTAATTTTTTTCATTCCAGGTCTGGACCTTTTGTTTATCTTCTTTTCCTACTGTAAGATTTTCTCGGCCGTCTTTAAGGCAGCAGCAGGAAAATCTCGCCAAAAAGCAATCCACACCTGTGGTACTCATTTGATAGTCATTGTGGTCTCATATACCTTTGCCTTGTGTTCCTTCCTTGTATACAGGTTTAGGCATTCAGTCACTCCTGATGTTCACGTTCTGATGAGTGTGATGTATGGTATTTTCCCTTCCTGTTTCCACCCAGTTGTTTATGGTGTCCGAACAAAGGAGATAAGAGATCAGATTCTGAAAACTGTGAAAGGCAGCAAAACCAAAGTAATTTCTATGACAATACCCAGTATAACCCAGTAA